Proteins from a single region of Bos javanicus breed banteng chromosome 25, ARS-OSU_banteng_1.0, whole genome shotgun sequence:
- the HIP1 gene encoding huntingtin-interacting protein 1 isoform X1, which produces MDRMASSMKQVPNPLPKVLSRRGVGAGMEAAERESFERTQTVSINKAINTQVVAVKEKHARTCILGTHHEKGAQTFWSVVNRLPLSSNAVLCWKFCHVFHKLLRDGHPNVLKDSLRYKSELSDMSRMWGHLSEGYGQLCSIYLKLLRTKMEYHTKNPRFPGNLHMSDRQLEEAGESDVNNFFQLTVEMFDYLECELNLFQTVFNSLDMSRSVSVTTAGQCRLAPLIQVILDCSHLYDYAVKLLFKLHSCLPADTLQGHRDRFLEQFTKLKDFFYRSSNLQYFKRLIQIPQLPENPPNFLRASALSEHVSPVVVIPAEASSPDSEPVLEKDDLMGMDASQQQNSFDSKFDDIFGSSSSSDPFNFNSQNGVNKDEKDQLIDQLFGETRELKAQLENMKTESQRAVLQLKGRTSELEAELAEQQHLRQQAADESEFLRAELDELKKKREDTEKAQRSLTEIERKAQANEQRYSKLKEKYNELVQNHAALLRKNAEVTKQVSVARQAQVDLEREKKELEDSFQRISDQAQRKTQEQTEVLENLKQELATSKQELQIVQGSLENSAQSEAKWTAQITDLEKDRDSLMSAMACREEELSALREQLEYTQLKLSSAQESICRLEKDQHKMLLAEARRAAEQVVQEALRLFEEPTLSSCAGSADHLLSKVNSTSSCIEQLEKCWSQYLACPEDISGLLHSVTLLAHLTSDTIVHGSATCLRAPPESADSLIDACKQYGKETLTYLSFLEEERIFENADSTAMRSCLTRITAISEDLLPRGLDIKQEELGDLVDKEMAATSAAIEAATARIEEMLSKSRAGDTGVKLEVNERILGSCTSLMQAIQILVLASKELQREIVESGRGTASPKEFYAKNSRWTEGLISAAKAVGWGATVLVDAADMVVQGRGKFEELMVCSREIAASTAQLVAASKVKADKNSPNLAQLLQASRAVNQATAEVVASTISGKSQIEDTDSMDFSSITLTQIKRQEMDSQEPKHRHLHCKKRKPKRNRVTPMPHMSECKSLLPINARARVCVCVCVRACALPPVTGQTVGVYPRPTQAFQRFLPQGHPLCSSP; this is translated from the exons CGTGCATACTGGGCACCCACCACGAGAAGGGAGCGCAGACCTTTTGGTCTGTTGTCAACCGGCTGCCCCTGTCCAGCAACGCAGTGCTCTGCTGGAAGTTCTGCCACGTGTTCCACAAACTCCTCCGGGATGGACACCCAAAC GTTCTCAAGGACTCTCTGAGATACAAAAGCGAATTGAGCGACATGAGCCGGATGTGG GGCCACCTGAGCGAAGGGTATGGGCAGCTTTGCAGCATCTACCTCAAACTGCTGAGAACGAAGATGGAGTACCACACCAAA aaCCCCAGGTTCCCAGGCAACCTTCACATGAGTGACCGGCAGCTAGAGGAGGCCGGAGAGAGTGACGTCAACAACTT TTTCCAGCTGACAGTGGAGATGTTCGACTACCTGGAGTGTGAACTTAACCTCTTCCAAACTG TATTCAACTCCCTGGACATGTCCCGCTCCGTGTCGGTGACCACAGCCGGGCAGTGCCGCCTCGCCCCGCTCATCCAGGTCATCTTGGATTGCAGCCACCTCTATGATTACGCTGTCAAGCTTCTCTTCAAGCTCCACTCCT GTCTCCCAGCCGACACCCTGCAAGGCCACCGGGACCGCTTCCTGGAGCAGTTCACAAA GTTGAAAGATTTTTTCTACCGCTCCAGCAACCTGCAGTACTTCAAGCGGCTTATTCAGATCCCTCAACTGCCAGAG AACCCACCTAATTTCCTACGAGCCTCCGCCCTGTCAGAACACGTCAGCCCCGTGGTGGTGATCCCAGCCGAGGCGTCATCCCCCGACAGCGAGCCGGTCTTAGAGAAGGATGACCTCATGGGGATGGATGCCTCCCAGCAG CAGAATTCATTCGACAGCAAGTTCGATGACATCTTTGGCAGCTCCTCCAGCAGCGATCCCTTCAATTTCAACAGTCAGAATGGCGTGAACAAGGATGAGAA GGATCAGTTAATTGATCAGCTGTTTGGAGAGACCAGAGAACTGAAAGCACAGCTGGAAAACATGAAGACTGAG AGCCAGCGGGCCGTGCTGCAGCTCAAGGGCCGCACTAGCGAGCTGGAGGCCGAGTTGGCCGAGCAGCAGCACCTGCGGCAGCAGGCGGCCGACGAGAGCGAGTTCCTCCGGGCCGAGCTGGACGAGCTCAAGAAGAAGCGCGAGGACACGGAGAAGGCTCAGCGGAGCCTGACGGAGATCGAGA GGAAAGCCCAAGCCAACGAGCAGCGCTACAGCAAGCTGAAGGAGAAGTACAATGAGCTGGTGCAGAACCATGCCGCCCTGCTGCGGAAG AATGCGGAGGTGACCAAACAGGTGTCGGTGGCCAGACAAGCCCAGGTGGATTTGGAACGGGAGAAAAAAGAGCTGGAGGATTCTTTTCAGCGCATCAGTGACCAGGCCCAGCGGAAG ACTCAAGAACAGACAGAAGTACTAGAGAATTTGAAGCAAGAACTTGCCACCAGCAAACAGGAACTCCAGATTGTCCAAGGCAGCCTGGAAAATTCTGCCCAG TCGGAGGCAAAGTGGACTGCCCAGATCACAGACCTGGAGAAGGACCGGGACAGCCTGATGAGCGCCATGGCTTGTCGGGAGGAGGAGCTGTCCGCTCTTCGGGAGCAGCTGGAGTACACGCAGCTCAAACTGTCCAGCGCACAG GAATCTATATGCCGGCTCGAGAAGGATCAACACAAGATGCTTCTGGCTGAGGCGAGGAGGGCTGCAGAGCAGGTGGTGCAAGAGGCCCTGAGACTGTTTGAGGAGCCCACTCTCTCAAGCTGCGCTGGATCTGCAG ATCATCTGCTGTCCAAGGTCAACTCCACTTCCAGCTGCATTGAGCAACTGGAAAAATGCTGGAGCCAGTACCTGGCGTGCCCGGAAG ATATCAGTGGGCTCCTCCACTCCGTAACACTCCTGGCCCACCTGACCAGTGACACCATCGTTCACGGCAGCGCCACCTGCCTTAGAGCCCCGCCGGAGTCGGCCGACT CTCTGATTGACGCCTGTAAGCAGTACGGCAAGGAGACCCTCACCTATCTGTctttcctggaggaagaaagaatCTTCGAGAATGCCGACAGCACAGCCATGAGAAGCTGCCTCACCAGGATCACGGCCATTAGCGAA GATCTCCTGCCCAGAGGCCTGGACATCAAACAGGAGGAACTGGGGGACCTGGTGGACAAGGAGATGGCTGCCACTTCGGCTGCCATTGAAGCCGCTACGGCCAGAATAGAG GAGATGCTCAGCAAATCCcgagctggagacacaggagtcaaATTGGAGGTGAACGAAAG AATCCTTGGTTCCTGTACCAGCCTAATGCAGGCCATTCAGATCCTGGTCCTGGCTTCGAAGGAGCTGCAGAGAGAGATAGTGGAGAGTGGCCGG GGTACAGCATCCCCTAAAGAGTTTTATGCCAAGAATTCTCGATGGACAGAAGGACTTATCTCAGCCGCCAAAGCTGTGGGCTGGGGAGCCACTGTCCTGGT AGACGCAGCTGATATGGTGGTGCAAGGCCGAGGGAAGTTTGAGGAGCTCATGGTGTGTTCACGTGAGATCGCTGCGAGCACCGCCCAGCTTGTAGCCGCCTCCAAG GTGAAAGCTGATAAGAACAGCCCAAACCTGGCTCAGCTGCTGCAGGCCTCTCGGGCCGTAAACCAGGCCACTGCCGAGGTTGTGGCCTCAACTATTTCCGGCAAATCACAGATCGAGGACACAG ACAGCATGGACTTCTCAAGCATTACGCTGACCCAGATCAAACGGCAGGAGATGGATTCCCAG GAACCGAAGCACCGCCATCTACACTGCAAGAAGCGAAAACCGAAAAGGAATAGAGTCACACCGATGCCCCACATGTCAGAGTGTAAATCCTTGCTGCCCATAAATGcacgcgcgcgcgtgtgtgtgtgtgtgtgcgtgcgtgcgtgcgctCTGCCCCCAGTCACGGGCCAGACCGTGGGGGTCTACCCCAGGCCTACCCAGGCCTTCCAAAGATTCCTTCCACAGGGACACCCTCTGTGTTCCAGCCCATGA
- the HIP1 gene encoding huntingtin-interacting protein 1 isoform X7, which produces MSRMWGHLSEGYGQLCSIYLKLLRTKMEYHTKNPRFPGNLHMSDRQLEEAGESDVNNFFQLTVEMFDYLECELNLFQTVFNSLDMSRSVSVTTAGQCRLAPLIQVILDCSHLYDYAVKLLFKLHSCLPADTLQGHRDRFLEQFTKLKDFFYRSSNLQYFKRLIQIPQLPENPPNFLRASALSEHVSPVVVIPAEASSPDSEPVLEKDDLMGMDASQQNSFDSKFDDIFGSSSSSDPFNFNSQNGVNKDEKDQLIDQLFGETRELKAQLENMKTESQRAVLQLKGRTSELEAELAEQQHLRQQAADESEFLRAELDELKKKREDTEKAQRSLTEIERKAQANEQRYSKLKEKYNELVQNHAALLRKNAEVTKQVSVARQAQVDLEREKKELEDSFQRISDQAQRKTQEQTEVLENLKQELATSKQELQIVQGSLENSAQSEAKWTAQITDLEKDRDSLMSAMACREEELSALREQLEYTQLKLSSAQESICRLEKDQHKMLLAEARRAAEQVVQEALRLFEEPTLSSCAGSADHLLSKVNSTSSCIEQLEKCWSQYLACPEDISGLLHSVTLLAHLTSDTIVHGSATCLRAPPESADSLIDACKQYGKETLTYLSFLEEERIFENADSTAMRSCLTRITAISEDLLPRGLDIKQEELGDLVDKEMAATSAAIEAATARIEEMLSKSRAGDTGVKLEVNERILGSCTSLMQAIQILVLASKELQREIVESGRGTASPKEFYAKNSRWTEGLISAAKAVGWGATVLVDAADMVVQGRGKFEELMVCSREIAASTAQLVAASKVKADKNSPNLAQLLQASRAVNQATAEVVASTISGKSQIEDTDSMDFSSITLTQIKRQEMDSQEPKHRHLHCKKRKPKRNRVTPMPHMSECKSLLPINARARVCVCVCVRACALPPVTGQTVGVYPRPTQAFQRFLPQGHPLCSSP; this is translated from the exons ATGAGCCGGATGTGG GGCCACCTGAGCGAAGGGTATGGGCAGCTTTGCAGCATCTACCTCAAACTGCTGAGAACGAAGATGGAGTACCACACCAAA aaCCCCAGGTTCCCAGGCAACCTTCACATGAGTGACCGGCAGCTAGAGGAGGCCGGAGAGAGTGACGTCAACAACTT TTTCCAGCTGACAGTGGAGATGTTCGACTACCTGGAGTGTGAACTTAACCTCTTCCAAACTG TATTCAACTCCCTGGACATGTCCCGCTCCGTGTCGGTGACCACAGCCGGGCAGTGCCGCCTCGCCCCGCTCATCCAGGTCATCTTGGATTGCAGCCACCTCTATGATTACGCTGTCAAGCTTCTCTTCAAGCTCCACTCCT GTCTCCCAGCCGACACCCTGCAAGGCCACCGGGACCGCTTCCTGGAGCAGTTCACAAA GTTGAAAGATTTTTTCTACCGCTCCAGCAACCTGCAGTACTTCAAGCGGCTTATTCAGATCCCTCAACTGCCAGAG AACCCACCTAATTTCCTACGAGCCTCCGCCCTGTCAGAACACGTCAGCCCCGTGGTGGTGATCCCAGCCGAGGCGTCATCCCCCGACAGCGAGCCGGTCTTAGAGAAGGATGACCTCATGGGGATGGATGCCTCCCAGCAG AATTCATTCGACAGCAAGTTCGATGACATCTTTGGCAGCTCCTCCAGCAGCGATCCCTTCAATTTCAACAGTCAGAATGGCGTGAACAAGGATGAGAA GGATCAGTTAATTGATCAGCTGTTTGGAGAGACCAGAGAACTGAAAGCACAGCTGGAAAACATGAAGACTGAG AGCCAGCGGGCCGTGCTGCAGCTCAAGGGCCGCACTAGCGAGCTGGAGGCCGAGTTGGCCGAGCAGCAGCACCTGCGGCAGCAGGCGGCCGACGAGAGCGAGTTCCTCCGGGCCGAGCTGGACGAGCTCAAGAAGAAGCGCGAGGACACGGAGAAGGCTCAGCGGAGCCTGACGGAGATCGAGA GGAAAGCCCAAGCCAACGAGCAGCGCTACAGCAAGCTGAAGGAGAAGTACAATGAGCTGGTGCAGAACCATGCCGCCCTGCTGCGGAAG AATGCGGAGGTGACCAAACAGGTGTCGGTGGCCAGACAAGCCCAGGTGGATTTGGAACGGGAGAAAAAAGAGCTGGAGGATTCTTTTCAGCGCATCAGTGACCAGGCCCAGCGGAAG ACTCAAGAACAGACAGAAGTACTAGAGAATTTGAAGCAAGAACTTGCCACCAGCAAACAGGAACTCCAGATTGTCCAAGGCAGCCTGGAAAATTCTGCCCAG TCGGAGGCAAAGTGGACTGCCCAGATCACAGACCTGGAGAAGGACCGGGACAGCCTGATGAGCGCCATGGCTTGTCGGGAGGAGGAGCTGTCCGCTCTTCGGGAGCAGCTGGAGTACACGCAGCTCAAACTGTCCAGCGCACAG GAATCTATATGCCGGCTCGAGAAGGATCAACACAAGATGCTTCTGGCTGAGGCGAGGAGGGCTGCAGAGCAGGTGGTGCAAGAGGCCCTGAGACTGTTTGAGGAGCCCACTCTCTCAAGCTGCGCTGGATCTGCAG ATCATCTGCTGTCCAAGGTCAACTCCACTTCCAGCTGCATTGAGCAACTGGAAAAATGCTGGAGCCAGTACCTGGCGTGCCCGGAAG ATATCAGTGGGCTCCTCCACTCCGTAACACTCCTGGCCCACCTGACCAGTGACACCATCGTTCACGGCAGCGCCACCTGCCTTAGAGCCCCGCCGGAGTCGGCCGACT CTCTGATTGACGCCTGTAAGCAGTACGGCAAGGAGACCCTCACCTATCTGTctttcctggaggaagaaagaatCTTCGAGAATGCCGACAGCACAGCCATGAGAAGCTGCCTCACCAGGATCACGGCCATTAGCGAA GATCTCCTGCCCAGAGGCCTGGACATCAAACAGGAGGAACTGGGGGACCTGGTGGACAAGGAGATGGCTGCCACTTCGGCTGCCATTGAAGCCGCTACGGCCAGAATAGAG GAGATGCTCAGCAAATCCcgagctggagacacaggagtcaaATTGGAGGTGAACGAAAG AATCCTTGGTTCCTGTACCAGCCTAATGCAGGCCATTCAGATCCTGGTCCTGGCTTCGAAGGAGCTGCAGAGAGAGATAGTGGAGAGTGGCCGG GGTACAGCATCCCCTAAAGAGTTTTATGCCAAGAATTCTCGATGGACAGAAGGACTTATCTCAGCCGCCAAAGCTGTGGGCTGGGGAGCCACTGTCCTGGT AGACGCAGCTGATATGGTGGTGCAAGGCCGAGGGAAGTTTGAGGAGCTCATGGTGTGTTCACGTGAGATCGCTGCGAGCACCGCCCAGCTTGTAGCCGCCTCCAAG GTGAAAGCTGATAAGAACAGCCCAAACCTGGCTCAGCTGCTGCAGGCCTCTCGGGCCGTAAACCAGGCCACTGCCGAGGTTGTGGCCTCAACTATTTCCGGCAAATCACAGATCGAGGACACAG ACAGCATGGACTTCTCAAGCATTACGCTGACCCAGATCAAACGGCAGGAGATGGATTCCCAG GAACCGAAGCACCGCCATCTACACTGCAAGAAGCGAAAACCGAAAAGGAATAGAGTCACACCGATGCCCCACATGTCAGAGTGTAAATCCTTGCTGCCCATAAATGcacgcgcgcgcgtgtgtgtgtgtgtgtgcgtgcgtgcgtgcgctCTGCCCCCAGTCACGGGCCAGACCGTGGGGGTCTACCCCAGGCCTACCCAGGCCTTCCAAAGATTCCTTCCACAGGGACACCCTCTGTGTTCCAGCCCATGA
- the HIP1 gene encoding huntingtin-interacting protein 1 isoform X4, with amino-acid sequence MDRMASSMKQVPNPLPKVLSRRGVGAGMEAAERESFERTQTVSINKAINTQVVAVKEKHARTCILGTHHEKGAQTFWSVVNRLPLSSNAVLCWKFCHVFHKLLRDGHPNVLKDSLRYKSELSDMSRMWGHLSEGYGQLCSIYLKLLRTKMEYHTKNPRFPGNLHMSDRQLEEAGESDVNNFFQLTVEMFDYLECELNLFQTVFNSLDMSRSVSVTTAGQCRLAPLIQVILDCSHLYDYAVKLLFKLHSCLPADTLQGHRDRFLEQFTKLKDFFYRSSNLQYFKRLIQIPQLPENPPNFLRASALSEHVSPVVVIPAEASSPDSEPVLEKDDLMGMDASQQQNSFDSKFDDIFGSSSSSDPFNFNSQNGVNKDEKDQLIDQLFGETRELKAQLENMKTESQRAVLQLKGRTSELEAELAEQQHLRQQAADESEFLRAELDELKKKREDTEKAQRSLTEIERKAQANEQRYSKLKEKYNELVQNHAALLRKNAEVTKQVSVARQAQVDLEREKKELEDSFQRISDQAQRKTQEQTEVLENLKQELATSKQELQIVQGSLENSAQSEAKWTAQITDLEKDRDSLMSAMACREEELSALREQLEYTQLKLSSAQESICRLEKDQHKMLLAEARRAAEQVVQEALRLFEEPTLSSCAGSADHLLSKVNSTSSCIEQLEKCWSQYLACPEDISGLLHSVTLLAHLTSDTIVHGSATCLRAPPESADSLIDACKQYGKETLTYLSFLEEERIFENADSTAMRSCLTRITAISEDLLPRGLDIKQEELGDLVDKEMAATSAAIEAATARIEEMLSKSRAGDTGVKLEVNERILGSCTSLMQAIQILVLASKELQREIVESGRGTASPKEFYAKNSRWTEGLISAAKAVGWGATVLVDAADMVVQGRGKFEELMVCSREIAASTAQLVAASKVKADKNSPNLAQLLQASRAVNQATAEVVASTISGKSQIEDTDSMDFSSITLTQIKRQEMDSQVRVLELENELQKERQKLGELRKKHYELAGVAEGWEEGTEAPPSTLQEAKTEKE; translated from the exons CGTGCATACTGGGCACCCACCACGAGAAGGGAGCGCAGACCTTTTGGTCTGTTGTCAACCGGCTGCCCCTGTCCAGCAACGCAGTGCTCTGCTGGAAGTTCTGCCACGTGTTCCACAAACTCCTCCGGGATGGACACCCAAAC GTTCTCAAGGACTCTCTGAGATACAAAAGCGAATTGAGCGACATGAGCCGGATGTGG GGCCACCTGAGCGAAGGGTATGGGCAGCTTTGCAGCATCTACCTCAAACTGCTGAGAACGAAGATGGAGTACCACACCAAA aaCCCCAGGTTCCCAGGCAACCTTCACATGAGTGACCGGCAGCTAGAGGAGGCCGGAGAGAGTGACGTCAACAACTT TTTCCAGCTGACAGTGGAGATGTTCGACTACCTGGAGTGTGAACTTAACCTCTTCCAAACTG TATTCAACTCCCTGGACATGTCCCGCTCCGTGTCGGTGACCACAGCCGGGCAGTGCCGCCTCGCCCCGCTCATCCAGGTCATCTTGGATTGCAGCCACCTCTATGATTACGCTGTCAAGCTTCTCTTCAAGCTCCACTCCT GTCTCCCAGCCGACACCCTGCAAGGCCACCGGGACCGCTTCCTGGAGCAGTTCACAAA GTTGAAAGATTTTTTCTACCGCTCCAGCAACCTGCAGTACTTCAAGCGGCTTATTCAGATCCCTCAACTGCCAGAG AACCCACCTAATTTCCTACGAGCCTCCGCCCTGTCAGAACACGTCAGCCCCGTGGTGGTGATCCCAGCCGAGGCGTCATCCCCCGACAGCGAGCCGGTCTTAGAGAAGGATGACCTCATGGGGATGGATGCCTCCCAGCAG CAGAATTCATTCGACAGCAAGTTCGATGACATCTTTGGCAGCTCCTCCAGCAGCGATCCCTTCAATTTCAACAGTCAGAATGGCGTGAACAAGGATGAGAA GGATCAGTTAATTGATCAGCTGTTTGGAGAGACCAGAGAACTGAAAGCACAGCTGGAAAACATGAAGACTGAG AGCCAGCGGGCCGTGCTGCAGCTCAAGGGCCGCACTAGCGAGCTGGAGGCCGAGTTGGCCGAGCAGCAGCACCTGCGGCAGCAGGCGGCCGACGAGAGCGAGTTCCTCCGGGCCGAGCTGGACGAGCTCAAGAAGAAGCGCGAGGACACGGAGAAGGCTCAGCGGAGCCTGACGGAGATCGAGA GGAAAGCCCAAGCCAACGAGCAGCGCTACAGCAAGCTGAAGGAGAAGTACAATGAGCTGGTGCAGAACCATGCCGCCCTGCTGCGGAAG AATGCGGAGGTGACCAAACAGGTGTCGGTGGCCAGACAAGCCCAGGTGGATTTGGAACGGGAGAAAAAAGAGCTGGAGGATTCTTTTCAGCGCATCAGTGACCAGGCCCAGCGGAAG ACTCAAGAACAGACAGAAGTACTAGAGAATTTGAAGCAAGAACTTGCCACCAGCAAACAGGAACTCCAGATTGTCCAAGGCAGCCTGGAAAATTCTGCCCAG TCGGAGGCAAAGTGGACTGCCCAGATCACAGACCTGGAGAAGGACCGGGACAGCCTGATGAGCGCCATGGCTTGTCGGGAGGAGGAGCTGTCCGCTCTTCGGGAGCAGCTGGAGTACACGCAGCTCAAACTGTCCAGCGCACAG GAATCTATATGCCGGCTCGAGAAGGATCAACACAAGATGCTTCTGGCTGAGGCGAGGAGGGCTGCAGAGCAGGTGGTGCAAGAGGCCCTGAGACTGTTTGAGGAGCCCACTCTCTCAAGCTGCGCTGGATCTGCAG ATCATCTGCTGTCCAAGGTCAACTCCACTTCCAGCTGCATTGAGCAACTGGAAAAATGCTGGAGCCAGTACCTGGCGTGCCCGGAAG ATATCAGTGGGCTCCTCCACTCCGTAACACTCCTGGCCCACCTGACCAGTGACACCATCGTTCACGGCAGCGCCACCTGCCTTAGAGCCCCGCCGGAGTCGGCCGACT CTCTGATTGACGCCTGTAAGCAGTACGGCAAGGAGACCCTCACCTATCTGTctttcctggaggaagaaagaatCTTCGAGAATGCCGACAGCACAGCCATGAGAAGCTGCCTCACCAGGATCACGGCCATTAGCGAA GATCTCCTGCCCAGAGGCCTGGACATCAAACAGGAGGAACTGGGGGACCTGGTGGACAAGGAGATGGCTGCCACTTCGGCTGCCATTGAAGCCGCTACGGCCAGAATAGAG GAGATGCTCAGCAAATCCcgagctggagacacaggagtcaaATTGGAGGTGAACGAAAG AATCCTTGGTTCCTGTACCAGCCTAATGCAGGCCATTCAGATCCTGGTCCTGGCTTCGAAGGAGCTGCAGAGAGAGATAGTGGAGAGTGGCCGG GGTACAGCATCCCCTAAAGAGTTTTATGCCAAGAATTCTCGATGGACAGAAGGACTTATCTCAGCCGCCAAAGCTGTGGGCTGGGGAGCCACTGTCCTGGT AGACGCAGCTGATATGGTGGTGCAAGGCCGAGGGAAGTTTGAGGAGCTCATGGTGTGTTCACGTGAGATCGCTGCGAGCACCGCCCAGCTTGTAGCCGCCTCCAAG GTGAAAGCTGATAAGAACAGCCCAAACCTGGCTCAGCTGCTGCAGGCCTCTCGGGCCGTAAACCAGGCCACTGCCGAGGTTGTGGCCTCAACTATTTCCGGCAAATCACAGATCGAGGACACAG ACAGCATGGACTTCTCAAGCATTACGCTGACCCAGATCAAACGGCAGGAGATGGATTCCCAG GTTAGGGTGCTAGAGCTGGAAAATGAACTGCAGAAGGAGCGTCAGAAACTGGGAGAGCTTCGGAAAAAGCACTACGAGCTGGCTGGGGTTGCCGAGGGCTGGGAGGAAG GAACCGAAGCACCGCCATCTACACTGCAAGAAGCGAAAACCGAAAAGGAATAG